The following proteins are co-located in the Planococcus plakortidis genome:
- the rpoC gene encoding DNA-directed RNA polymerase subunit beta', whose translation MIDVNNFEYMKIGLASPDKIRSWSYGEVKKPETINYRTLKPEKDGLFCERIFGPTKDWECHCGKYKRVRYKGVVCDRCGVEVTRSKVRRERMGHIELAAPVSHIWYFKGIPSRMGLILDMSPRSLEEVIYFASYVVIDPADTPLEKKQLLSEKEYRAYRDKFGKKFQAAMGAEAIKRLLQEIDLERETDALKEELKSAQGQRRTRAIKRLEVVESFRNSGNNPDWMILDVLPVIPPELRPMVQLDGGRFATSDLNDLYRRVINRNNRLKRLLDLGAPSIIVQNEKRMLQEAVDALIDNGRRGRPVTGPGNRPLKSLSHMLKGKQGRFRQNLLGKRVDYSGRSVIVVGPNLKMYQCGLPKGMAIELFKPFVMKELVERGLAHNIKSAKRKIERLHSEVWDVLEDVIKEHPVLLNRAPTLHRLGIQAFEPTLVEGKAIRLHPLVCTAYNADFDGDQMAVHVPLSSEAQAEARLLMLAAQNILNPKDGKPVVTPSQDMVLGNYYLTLERKGATGEGATFSGPEEVLIAYQTGHVHLHTRIAVQANSVNNPTFTEEQNKMLLLTTVGKVIFNEILPKSFPYINEPTDYNLQVETPAKYFVPTTTDVRKHIQESELVTPFKKKILGEIIAEVFKRFHITETSRMLDRMKSLGFKYSTQAGITVGVADIVVLPDKGEILVEAQNNVDKVMKQFRRGLITEEERYTRVISYWSNAKDIIQEKLMASLDTLNPIYMMSDSGARGNASNFTQLAGMRGLMANPAGRIIELPIKSSFREGLTVLEYFISTHGARKGLADTALKTADSGYLTRRLVDVAQDAIVRENDCGTDRGLLVGALMEGTEVIEELEERIIGRHAKKTIRHPETKEVIVERDALITQDLARLVVEAGIEEVTIRSAFTCNTKHGICKKCYGTNLATGDEVEVGEAVGIIAAQSIGEPGTQLTMRTFHTGGVAGDDITQGLPRIQEIFESRNPKGQAVISEITGTITEIDEIREGQKEITIQGDVETRKYLAPYNARLKVQVDDTIKRGEVLTDGSIDPKQLLQVKEVQSVQLYLLKEVQKVYRMQGVEIGDKHVEVMVRQMFRKVRVIEAGDTDLLPGSLLDIHQFTEANEKAVLAGNMPATSRPVILGITKASLETESFLSAASFQETTRVLTDAAIKGKRDELLGLKENVIIGKLVPAGTGMQRYRQIEIEQSEKAEQEEIVGSES comes from the coding sequence TTGATAGATGTAAATAATTTTGAGTATATGAAAATCGGATTGGCATCACCCGATAAAATTCGCTCATGGTCCTATGGGGAAGTCAAGAAACCAGAAACAATCAACTACCGTACGTTAAAGCCTGAAAAAGACGGTTTGTTCTGTGAACGTATTTTCGGTCCTACAAAAGATTGGGAATGCCATTGCGGAAAATACAAACGCGTCCGTTATAAAGGCGTAGTCTGTGACCGCTGTGGCGTAGAAGTGACCCGTTCAAAAGTGCGCCGTGAGCGCATGGGCCATATCGAGCTTGCAGCACCGGTTTCCCATATTTGGTATTTTAAAGGAATCCCTAGCCGCATGGGCCTTATCTTGGATATGTCCCCGCGTTCTTTGGAAGAAGTTATCTACTTCGCTTCGTATGTAGTGATCGACCCGGCAGATACGCCGCTCGAGAAAAAACAACTTCTTTCCGAAAAAGAATATCGCGCATACCGCGATAAATTCGGCAAGAAATTCCAAGCTGCAATGGGTGCTGAAGCGATCAAACGTTTGCTTCAGGAAATTGACTTGGAGCGCGAAACCGATGCATTGAAGGAAGAACTTAAATCTGCTCAAGGCCAGCGCCGCACACGTGCGATCAAACGCCTTGAAGTAGTTGAGTCTTTCCGCAACTCCGGCAACAACCCGGACTGGATGATCTTGGACGTCCTTCCGGTTATCCCGCCGGAATTGCGTCCGATGGTTCAGCTTGACGGCGGCCGTTTTGCGACTTCTGATTTGAACGACCTTTACCGCCGTGTCATCAACCGCAACAACCGCCTCAAGCGTTTGCTTGACCTTGGTGCGCCAAGCATCATCGTCCAGAACGAAAAACGCATGCTTCAAGAAGCGGTCGATGCGTTGATCGACAATGGCCGTCGCGGCCGTCCGGTTACAGGACCTGGTAACCGTCCGTTGAAATCTCTTTCTCACATGTTGAAAGGGAAACAAGGACGCTTCCGCCAGAACTTGCTCGGAAAACGTGTCGATTATTCCGGACGTTCTGTAATCGTCGTCGGCCCGAACTTGAAGATGTATCAATGCGGCCTGCCGAAGGGCATGGCGATTGAACTCTTTAAGCCGTTCGTCATGAAAGAATTGGTTGAACGTGGGCTTGCTCATAACATCAAGAGCGCGAAGCGTAAAATCGAGCGTCTCCATTCGGAAGTTTGGGACGTACTGGAAGATGTCATCAAGGAGCATCCGGTTCTCTTGAACCGCGCACCGACGCTTCACCGACTCGGTATCCAAGCGTTTGAGCCGACACTCGTTGAAGGCAAGGCCATCCGCCTTCACCCGCTCGTTTGTACAGCTTATAACGCTGACTTTGATGGTGACCAAATGGCTGTTCACGTACCGCTTTCGTCTGAAGCACAAGCGGAAGCCCGTCTTCTTATGCTAGCAGCGCAGAACATCTTGAACCCGAAAGACGGAAAACCGGTCGTAACGCCTTCTCAGGATATGGTTCTTGGAAACTACTACTTGACGCTTGAGCGCAAAGGCGCAACAGGCGAAGGGGCTACGTTCTCCGGTCCTGAAGAAGTTTTGATTGCCTATCAAACTGGGCATGTGCATTTGCACACGCGCATTGCCGTTCAGGCAAATTCCGTCAATAACCCAACGTTTACGGAAGAACAAAACAAAATGCTTCTTTTGACTACGGTCGGGAAAGTCATTTTCAATGAAATTCTTCCGAAATCGTTCCCTTATATCAATGAACCGACCGATTACAACTTGCAAGTGGAAACGCCAGCGAAATACTTCGTCCCAACAACGACGGATGTCCGCAAGCATATCCAGGAGTCAGAACTTGTAACGCCGTTCAAGAAGAAAATCCTTGGTGAAATCATCGCAGAAGTGTTCAAACGTTTCCATATTACGGAAACTTCCCGTATGCTTGACCGCATGAAGAGCCTTGGATTCAAATATTCGACACAAGCCGGCATCACGGTTGGTGTGGCGGATATCGTCGTCTTGCCTGACAAAGGTGAAATCTTAGTCGAAGCTCAAAACAATGTAGATAAAGTGATGAAGCAGTTCCGCCGTGGATTGATTACGGAAGAAGAGCGCTACACACGCGTTATCTCGTATTGGAGCAACGCAAAAGATATCATCCAGGAAAAACTGATGGCATCCCTTGATACGCTTAACCCGATTTATATGATGAGTGATTCCGGAGCGCGTGGTAACGCGTCCAACTTCACGCAGCTTGCGGGTATGCGCGGACTCATGGCCAACCCGGCCGGCCGCATCATCGAACTTCCGATCAAATCTTCCTTCCGTGAAGGTCTGACGGTACTCGAATACTTCATCTCGACTCACGGTGCACGTAAAGGCCTTGCCGATACAGCGCTGAAAACCGCTGACTCCGGTTACTTGACTCGCCGTCTTGTCGATGTTGCACAAGATGCGATTGTCCGTGAAAATGATTGCGGAACTGACCGTGGCCTGCTTGTTGGCGCCCTCATGGAAGGCACGGAAGTTATCGAAGAACTGGAAGAACGGATCATCGGCCGCCATGCGAAGAAGACGATTCGCCATCCGGAAACAAAAGAAGTCATTGTGGAAAGAGACGCACTCATCACTCAAGACCTGGCCCGCCTCGTAGTGGAAGCCGGAATTGAAGAAGTGACGATCCGCTCTGCCTTCACATGTAATACAAAACACGGCATTTGCAAAAAATGCTACGGTACGAACCTTGCTACAGGCGACGAAGTGGAAGTTGGCGAAGCAGTCGGAATCATCGCTGCCCAGTCCATCGGTGAGCCAGGTACACAGCTCACGATGCGTACATTCCACACAGGCGGCGTAGCAGGAGACGATATCACACAAGGTTTGCCGCGTATCCAGGAAATCTTCGAATCCAGAAATCCGAAAGGGCAAGCCGTCATTTCTGAAATCACCGGTACCATTACCGAGATTGATGAAATCCGTGAAGGCCAGAAGGAAATCACGATTCAAGGCGATGTGGAAACACGCAAATACTTGGCACCTTATAATGCTCGCTTGAAAGTCCAAGTAGATGATACGATCAAGCGCGGTGAAGTGCTGACGGACGGTTCTATCGATCCGAAGCAATTGCTTCAGGTCAAGGAAGTTCAATCTGTCCAGTTGTATCTATTGAAAGAAGTTCAAAAAGTTTACCGCATGCAAGGGGTAGAAATCGGCGATAAGCACGTTGAAGTTATGGTCCGTCAAATGTTCCGTAAAGTTCGCGTCATTGAAGCCGGAGATACCGACTTGCTGCCAGGCTCCCTTCTTGATATTCATCAGTTCACAGAAGCGAACGAAAAAGCAGTCCTTGCCGGCAATATGCCAGCAACTAGCCGACCTGTCATCCTTGGGATCACGAAAGCTTCCCTCGAAACAGAATCGTTCTTGTCTGCTGCGTCCTTCCAAGAAACGACACGTGTCCTTACCGATGCGGCGATCAAAGGAAAACGCGACGAGCTTCTCGGGCTTAAAGAGAATGTCATCATCGGGAAATTGGTTCCTGCAGGTACTGGCATGCAACGCTACCGCCAGATCGAAATCGAGCAAAGCGAAAAAGCCGAGCAAGAAGAGATTGTCGGAAGCGAATCATAA
- the rpsL gene encoding 30S ribosomal protein S12 has product MPTINQLVNKPRKPKSTKSDSPALNKGYNSFKKSQTNLSSPQKRGVCTRVGTMTPKKPNSALRKYARVRLTNQIEVNAYIGGEGHNLQEHSVVLIRGGRVKDLPGVRYHVVRGALDTAGVNGRMQGRSKYGTKRPKAKK; this is encoded by the coding sequence ATGCCTACAATTAACCAATTGGTTAACAAGCCTCGTAAACCGAAAAGCACTAAATCAGACTCACCAGCGTTGAACAAGGGGTATAACAGCTTCAAAAAGTCACAGACTAACTTGAGCTCTCCGCAAAAACGCGGCGTCTGCACACGTGTTGGAACGATGACACCAAAGAAACCAAACTCCGCATTGCGTAAATACGCGCGTGTACGTTTGACAAACCAAATTGAGGTCAACGCATATATCGGCGGTGAAGGCCACAACCTTCAAGAGCACAGTGTTGTTCTTATCCGCGGCGGTCGCGTAAAAGACCTTCCGGGTGTACGTTACCATGTTGTACGCGGCGCACTTGATACTGCTGGAGTAAACGGCCGTATGCAAGGACGCTCTAAATATGGAACAAAACGCCCTAAAGCAAAAAAATAA
- the rpsG gene encoding 30S ribosomal protein S7 codes for MPRKGPVAKRDVLPDPIYSSKLVTRLINKMMVDGKRGTSQKILYGAFELIKERSGKDPIEVFEQALENIMPVLEVRARRVGGANYQVPVEVRPERRTTLGLRYLVNYSRLRGEKTMEERLANEILDAANNTGASVKKREDIHKMAEANKAFAHYRW; via the coding sequence ATGCCTCGTAAAGGTCCTGTAGCTAAACGTGACGTGTTGCCAGATCCGATTTATAGTTCGAAATTGGTAACTCGTTTGATTAACAAAATGATGGTCGACGGAAAAAGAGGTACTTCTCAAAAGATCCTCTACGGTGCGTTCGAACTAATTAAAGAACGCAGCGGGAAAGATCCGATCGAAGTATTCGAACAAGCTTTGGAAAACATCATGCCGGTTCTTGAAGTTCGCGCTCGCCGCGTTGGTGGTGCCAACTACCAAGTACCAGTTGAAGTTCGTCCAGAACGCCGTACGACTCTTGGACTTCGCTACCTAGTGAACTACTCACGTCTTCGTGGGGAGAAAACGATGGAAGAGCGTCTAGCTAACGAAATCCTAGATGCAGCCAACAACACTGGTGCTTCCGTTAAAAAACGCGAAGATATCCACAAAATGGCAGAAGCCAACAAAGCATTTGCTCATTACCGCTGGTAA
- the fusA gene encoding elongation factor G — protein MPREFSLDHTRNIGIMAHIDAGKTTTTERILYYTGRIHKIGETHEGASQMDWMEQEQERGITITSAATTAAWEGHRVNIIDTPGHVDFTVEVERSLRVLDGAVTVLDAQSGVEPQTETVWRQATTYGVPRIVFINKMDKIGADFLYSVGTLHDRLQANAHPIQLPIGAEDEFSGIIDLVNMNARFYANDLGTEITEGEIPEEYKEQAEEYHTKLVEAVAELDEDLMEKYLGGEELTVDELKAAIRKGTLDVEFYPVVCGTAFKNKGVQLMLDAVIDYLPSPLDVPPMTAVRPDSDEEVLRKASEDEPFSALAFKVMTDPYVGKLTFFRVYSGTLKSGSYVQNSSKGKRERVGRILQMHANSREEIAEVYCGDIAAAIGLKDTSTGDTLCDEKDQVILERMVFPEPVISLSVEPKSKADQDKMGQALAKLQEEDPTFRAHTDQETGQTIIAGMGELHLDILVDRMKREFNVEANVGAPQVSYRETFRQSAKVEGKFVRQSGGRGQFGHVWIEFAPNEEGAGFEFENAIVGGVVPREYIPAVEAGLRDSLDNGVVAGYPLIDIKAKLFDGSYHDVDSNEMAFKVAASMALKNAVSKVNPVILEPIMKVEIVIPEEYLGDIMGDVTSRRGRVEGMDARGNAQVVRAMVPLSEMFGYATNLRSNTQGRGVFSMHFDHYEEVPKSIAEEIIKKNKGQ, from the coding sequence ATGCCTAGAGAGTTCTCCTTAGACCATACACGTAATATCGGAATCATGGCTCACATCGATGCCGGTAAAACGACTACTACGGAGCGTATTTTGTATTACACAGGCCGTATCCACAAAATCGGCGAAACGCACGAAGGTGCTTCTCAAATGGACTGGATGGAGCAGGAGCAAGAGCGTGGAATCACGATCACATCTGCTGCGACAACAGCTGCATGGGAAGGCCACCGCGTAAACATCATCGATACTCCAGGACACGTAGACTTCACGGTTGAAGTTGAACGTTCATTGCGCGTACTTGATGGTGCTGTTACGGTTCTTGATGCCCAATCAGGCGTTGAGCCGCAAACAGAAACTGTATGGCGTCAAGCGACAACATATGGGGTTCCTCGTATCGTATTCATCAACAAGATGGATAAAATCGGTGCAGACTTCCTGTATTCAGTAGGCACTCTTCATGATCGCCTGCAAGCTAACGCACACCCGATTCAATTGCCAATCGGCGCAGAAGATGAGTTCTCAGGGATCATTGACCTTGTAAACATGAACGCACGTTTCTACGCAAACGATTTGGGAACTGAAATCACTGAAGGGGAAATTCCTGAAGAGTATAAAGAGCAAGCGGAAGAATACCACACGAAATTGGTAGAAGCAGTCGCTGAGCTTGATGAAGACTTGATGGAAAAATACCTTGGCGGCGAAGAACTTACTGTTGACGAACTTAAAGCTGCAATCCGTAAAGGAACGCTTGACGTTGAGTTCTACCCAGTAGTTTGCGGAACTGCTTTCAAAAACAAAGGTGTTCAATTGATGCTCGACGCAGTAATTGACTACCTTCCATCTCCACTAGACGTTCCGCCAATGACAGCGGTCCGTCCGGATTCAGACGAAGAAGTATTGCGTAAAGCATCTGAAGACGAGCCTTTCTCTGCTCTGGCATTTAAAGTAATGACAGACCCATATGTAGGGAAATTGACGTTCTTCCGTGTTTATTCCGGTACTTTGAAATCTGGTTCATACGTTCAGAACTCTTCTAAAGGCAAGCGTGAGCGCGTAGGACGTATCCTGCAAATGCACGCAAACTCCCGTGAAGAGATCGCTGAAGTATATTGCGGAGACATCGCTGCTGCGATCGGCCTGAAAGATACTTCAACAGGTGATACGCTATGCGACGAAAAAGACCAAGTAATTCTTGAGCGCATGGTCTTCCCGGAACCGGTTATCTCACTTTCAGTAGAGCCGAAATCCAAAGCGGACCAGGACAAGATGGGCCAAGCCCTTGCGAAATTGCAAGAAGAAGACCCGACTTTCCGTGCGCACACAGATCAGGAAACTGGTCAAACGATTATCGCTGGTATGGGTGAACTTCACCTTGATATCCTCGTTGACCGTATGAAACGTGAATTCAACGTTGAAGCAAATGTCGGAGCTCCTCAGGTATCTTACCGTGAGACATTCCGCCAGTCTGCAAAAGTTGAAGGTAAGTTCGTACGTCAATCCGGTGGCCGTGGTCAGTTCGGACACGTTTGGATCGAATTCGCTCCAAACGAAGAAGGCGCTGGCTTTGAATTCGAAAATGCGATTGTCGGCGGTGTTGTTCCACGTGAATACATCCCAGCAGTTGAAGCGGGTCTTCGCGACTCTCTTGATAACGGTGTTGTTGCCGGTTATCCATTGATCGACATTAAAGCGAAATTGTTCGACGGATCTTACCATGATGTTGACTCCAACGAGATGGCATTTAAAGTAGCCGCTTCTATGGCACTGAAAAACGCTGTATCGAAAGTTAACCCGGTAATCCTTGAGCCGATCATGAAAGTTGAAATTGTAATCCCTGAGGAATACCTTGGCGACATCATGGGTGACGTTACGTCTCGCCGTGGACGCGTAGAAGGTATGGATGCTCGCGGTAACGCGCAAGTGGTCCGTGCAATGGTTCCACTTTCTGAAATGTTCGGTTATGCAACAAACTTGCGTTCGAACACGCAAGGACGCGGTGTGTTCTCTATGCACTTCGACCACTACGAAGAAGTGCCGAAATCCATCGCTGAAGAAATTATCAAGAAAAATAAAGGCCAATAA
- the tuf gene encoding elongation factor Tu, whose protein sequence is MGKAKFDRSKTHANIGTIGHVDHGKTTLTAAIATVLARASGGEARSYDQIDNAPEEKERGITINTSHVEYETETRHYAHVDCPGHADYVKNMITGAAQMDGGILVVSAADGPMPQTREHILLSRQVGVPYLVVFMNKCDMVDDEELLELVEMEVRDLLSEYDFPGDDIPVIKGSALKALEGEPEWEEKILELMAAVDEYIPTPERDTDKPFMMPVEDVFSITGRGTVATGRVERGQIKVGDNVDIIGLTEEPKSTTVTGVEMFRKLLDYAEAGDNIGALLRGISRDDVQRGQVLAKPGSITPHTNFKAEVYVLSKEEGGRHTPFFTNYRPQFYFRTTDVTGVCNLPEGVEMVMPGDNIEMDVELISPIALEEGTKFSIREGGRTVGAGVVASIQK, encoded by the coding sequence ATGGGTAAAGCTAAATTTGACCGTTCTAAAACACACGCTAACATTGGTACAATCGGACACGTTGACCATGGTAAAACAACTTTGACTGCAGCAATCGCTACAGTTCTTGCTAGAGCATCAGGCGGGGAAGCTCGTTCTTACGACCAAATCGATAACGCACCTGAAGAAAAAGAGCGCGGTATCACAATCAACACTTCTCACGTCGAGTACGAAACTGAAACACGCCACTATGCACACGTTGACTGCCCAGGTCACGCCGACTATGTTAAAAACATGATCACTGGTGCTGCACAAATGGACGGCGGGATCCTAGTAGTATCTGCTGCTGACGGCCCAATGCCACAAACTCGTGAGCACATCTTGCTTTCACGTCAAGTAGGCGTACCTTACCTTGTAGTATTCATGAACAAATGCGACATGGTAGACGACGAAGAGCTTCTTGAACTAGTTGAGATGGAAGTTCGTGACCTATTGTCTGAATATGACTTCCCTGGCGATGACATCCCAGTCATCAAAGGTTCTGCGCTTAAAGCCCTTGAAGGCGAGCCAGAATGGGAAGAAAAAATTCTTGAGTTGATGGCTGCAGTTGACGAGTACATCCCAACTCCAGAACGCGACACTGACAAGCCATTCATGATGCCAGTTGAGGACGTATTCTCAATCACTGGCCGTGGTACAGTAGCAACTGGCCGTGTTGAGCGTGGACAAATCAAAGTCGGCGACAACGTTGACATCATCGGTCTTACTGAAGAGCCAAAATCTACAACTGTTACAGGTGTAGAAATGTTCCGCAAATTGCTTGACTATGCTGAAGCTGGCGACAACATCGGCGCACTTCTTCGCGGTATTTCCCGTGACGACGTTCAGCGTGGACAAGTTCTTGCTAAACCAGGCTCAATCACTCCACACACAAACTTCAAAGCTGAAGTTTATGTTCTTTCAAAAGAAGAGGGTGGACGCCACACTCCATTCTTCACAAACTACCGTCCGCAGTTCTACTTCCGTACAACTGACGTAACTGGTGTTTGTAACCTTCCTGAAGGCGTAGAAATGGTTATGCCTGGCGATAACATCGAAATGGATGTTGAGCTAATCTCTCCAATCGCGCTTGAAGAAGGTACTAAGTTCTCTATCCGTGAGGGTGGACGTACTGTAGGCGCTGGCGTTGTAGCTTCTATCCAGAAGTAA
- the ilvE gene encoding branched-chain-amino-acid transaminase produces MTEQVIYMNGEFVKKEDAKVSVYDHGFLYGDGVFEGIRSYNGNVFRLEEHLERLYDSAKSVMLEIPHTFEEMTQLVVETLRQNKLKDAYIRLVVSRGVGNLGLDPFSCAKPNVIVIAEPLSLFPKALYDSGIEIVSVASRRSRSDVLSPKVKSLNYMNNILVKIEASLAGVSEALMLNDQGYVAEGSADNIFIVRKNKLLTPPGYVGALEGITRNAIMEVAAEKGYQIEEGVFTRHDVYVADEVFLTGTAAEVIAVIKVDGRVIGDGKPGPVTNDLLEAFRELVQQDGVKVYNAEHLNAV; encoded by the coding sequence ATGACTGAACAAGTAATCTATATGAACGGTGAATTTGTAAAAAAGGAAGATGCCAAGGTTTCAGTTTATGATCATGGCTTCCTCTACGGCGATGGAGTCTTCGAAGGCATCCGTTCCTATAATGGGAATGTCTTTCGTTTAGAAGAGCATCTTGAGCGCCTTTACGATTCGGCTAAATCAGTGATGCTTGAAATTCCGCATACTTTCGAAGAAATGACGCAGCTGGTCGTGGAAACGCTCCGGCAAAACAAATTGAAGGATGCCTATATCCGCTTAGTCGTCTCTCGGGGTGTGGGAAATCTAGGGCTCGATCCATTCAGTTGTGCAAAGCCGAATGTCATCGTCATCGCAGAACCGCTTTCTTTATTCCCGAAAGCCTTGTACGACAGCGGCATTGAAATCGTCTCAGTCGCTTCAAGAAGAAGCCGCTCAGACGTCCTTAGCCCAAAAGTGAAGTCACTCAACTATATGAACAACATCCTAGTGAAGATCGAAGCAAGCTTGGCGGGTGTTTCCGAAGCGCTTATGCTGAACGACCAAGGCTATGTAGCGGAAGGGTCGGCCGATAATATCTTCATCGTCCGGAAAAATAAACTGCTGACGCCTCCCGGTTATGTGGGAGCGCTTGAAGGGATCACACGCAACGCCATCATGGAAGTGGCAGCTGAAAAAGGCTATCAAATCGAAGAGGGCGTCTTTACCAGACACGATGTCTATGTAGCGGATGAAGTGTTCCTGACAGGGACGGCAGCAGAAGTCATCGCCGTCATCAAAGTCGATGGACGCGTAATCGGCGACGGCAAGCCAGGGCCTGTCACGAATGACCTGTTGGAAGCATTCCGGGAGCTCGTGCAGCAGGATGGCGTGAAAGTATATAACGCAGAACATTTAAACGCAGTATAA
- the ilvB gene encoding biosynthetic-type acetolactate synthase large subunit: protein MGVNVKVREELKQGLSGSGADVLIQSLKQQGVEIIFGYPGGAVLPIYDALHRNPIRHILARHEQGAIHAAEGYARVSGKPGVVIATSGPGATNLVTGIADAMLDSLPLVVFTGQVATSVIGTDAFQEADIVSITQPITKHNYQVKKAEDLPRIIKEAFFIASTGRPGPVVVDIPKDVSTMLFAGSEEQADADVYLPGYQPTTSPNYLQIQKAVQLLSKAKKPVILAGAGVLAARASEELQVFAEHHQIPIVNTLLGLGTVGGDHELFLGMGGMHGTYAANTAICECDVLLNIGARFDDRLTGNLASFAPNAEVIHIDIDPAEIGKNVPTAIPIVSDAKAALVELLKSNFESPDATEWRVKLHAYQEAYPLQYHQKERVGIMPQQAVELIHRLTGGDAIVTTDVGQHQMWTAQYYRFNNPHNWVTSGGLGTMGFGFPAAIGAKFARPEETVVAVVGDAGFQMTMQELSLLQEYRLPVKIVILNNQSLGMVRQWQETFYEERYSQSMMPVQPDFVKLAAAYDLDGYKVETMEEAEEVFKKAFESDGPALIDCRVIQLECVYPMVAPGKGLNEMIGVKGE, encoded by the coding sequence TTGGGAGTAAACGTAAAGGTCAGAGAAGAACTCAAACAAGGATTATCCGGCAGCGGGGCGGACGTATTGATTCAATCATTGAAACAGCAGGGTGTTGAGATCATTTTTGGCTACCCAGGAGGTGCGGTTCTGCCAATCTATGATGCCTTGCATCGAAACCCGATCCGCCACATCTTAGCGAGACATGAACAAGGCGCAATCCATGCGGCGGAAGGATACGCCAGGGTTTCCGGAAAACCGGGAGTGGTCATCGCCACGTCCGGGCCGGGGGCGACGAACCTTGTCACCGGGATTGCGGACGCCATGCTCGATTCCTTGCCGCTCGTCGTCTTCACCGGGCAAGTTGCCACATCGGTCATCGGCACCGACGCTTTCCAGGAAGCGGATATCGTGAGCATCACCCAGCCGATCACGAAACATAATTATCAGGTGAAAAAAGCGGAAGATCTTCCGCGAATCATCAAAGAAGCATTCTTCATCGCTTCGACAGGGCGCCCGGGACCGGTAGTTGTTGATATCCCGAAAGATGTATCGACGATGCTGTTCGCCGGAAGCGAAGAACAGGCGGATGCAGATGTCTACTTGCCGGGCTATCAACCAACCACTTCACCGAATTATCTGCAGATCCAAAAGGCAGTGCAATTGCTGTCGAAAGCGAAAAAGCCGGTGATCCTGGCAGGCGCCGGGGTATTGGCCGCGAGAGCTTCAGAAGAGCTTCAAGTCTTTGCGGAGCATCATCAAATCCCGATCGTAAATACTTTGCTTGGGCTCGGTACGGTCGGCGGCGATCATGAATTGTTCCTCGGGATGGGAGGCATGCACGGAACATACGCAGCGAATACGGCGATTTGCGAATGTGATGTGTTGCTCAATATCGGAGCCCGTTTCGACGATAGGCTCACGGGGAATCTAGCCTCGTTCGCGCCGAACGCGGAAGTCATCCATATCGATATCGATCCGGCGGAAATCGGGAAGAATGTCCCGACAGCGATCCCGATCGTATCGGATGCCAAAGCGGCATTGGTCGAGCTATTGAAAAGCAATTTCGAAAGCCCCGACGCAACAGAATGGCGCGTTAAGCTCCATGCATACCAAGAAGCTTACCCGCTTCAGTATCACCAAAAAGAACGGGTTGGCATCATGCCCCAGCAAGCGGTCGAATTGATCCACCGATTGACCGGAGGCGACGCGATCGTCACGACGGACGTCGGCCAGCACCAAATGTGGACAGCCCAGTATTACCGATTCAATAACCCACATAATTGGGTCACATCCGGCGGGCTAGGGACGATGGGCTTCGGCTTCCCGGCAGCAATCGGGGCGAAGTTCGCAAGACCGGAAGAAACGGTGGTGGCTGTTGTCGGTGATGCCGGATTCCAGATGACGATGCAGGAATTATCGCTATTGCAGGAATACCGCTTACCGGTGAAAATCGTCATCCTGAACAACCAAAGCCTCGGCATGGTCCGGCAGTGGCAGGAAACCTTCTACGAGGAACGCTATTCCCAGTCGATGATGCCGGTGCAGCCGGATTTCGTGAAACTAGCGGCCGCTTATGATCTCGATGGCTATAAAGTCGAAACGATGGAAGAAGCGGAAGAAGTATTCAAAAAAGCGTTTGAATCAGATGGCCCAGCGCTCATCGATTGCCGGGTAATCCAACTCGAATGTGTCTACCCGATGGTGGCGCCAGGCAAAGGGCTCAACGAAATGATCGGGGTGAAAGGCGAATGA